A stretch of DNA from Candidatus Omnitrophota bacterium:
AGGTCACCTTTTTTCCCTGTGGGCACAGCCAGTAATTGCCATCCTCGCTATATGTAAAACCTTCCGGCCCTCCCTTATAGGTCCCGTGGGGCGGGATAAAGCTCTTGATGCCCTGCCCTTCAAGAAACGCATAGTTCTCGCCGCTGCTGTAGCCCGTGTCGGCCACGCAGTTTTCCCAGACCAGACCTTGTTTCCATAGCCGCCGTTTTAATCGCTGTACAATGTCCGGCAATTGCTGGTTGTCCTTGCCATCCGCGTGATAGGCCCTTATATCGCTGATCACGTGATGGGCGGTGTCCACACTGAGCTGGCTCAGGTAATTGAGCTTTCTTGCCTTGCCGGGCTTTACGCTGATGCGCGCATCGGGATCGGTGGGGCTGTAATGGGTCTTGTTGCTGGTGTAGCGGCTGCCCTTGTTACCGGCACCGGGGCGCTGGTCCTGGTCCTTGGCCCATTTTTGGTTGCGGCTCTTTATTTCCTGTAGCTCGGTACTGCTGGCCGAGAGGTTCTGTTGGTCATTGGGTGCCTTATTTGTCTTTGTCTGCCGCAGGGGCTTCTGCCTGTCCCCGGCACTGATATGGCGGAGCTTGCGAAGGTGCGCCTCCAGTTCTTCCTCGGGGACCTTCAATTCCAGGCTGTCCATAGAGGCATTGGCCTTTACCGGGGCGCTGTCCACCGCTTGGGTATGGCCGCTGACCATCCCGGCATCCACGCAAAGGGTGAAGACCTTCGTGAACACTGTCTCGAAGACATCCTCCGGAAACAGTTGCCGCGTGCGGCTGATGGTGGAGTGCCAGGGCAGTTCCTCGTCTATGCCGTAGCCCAGAAAGTAGAGGATGTCCAGGCGCATCCCG
This window harbors:
- a CDS encoding IS1182 family transposase; this encodes MHKKQKFINFMPMQGKKNYQEKLFTSFKLSDRVSSENFYRRLKEAVNLDFLYPLTNKFYGQSGQKSIDPVVFFKICLVGYLENITSDRRLVDHCGMRLDILYFLGYGIDEELPWHSTISRTRQLFPEDVFETVFTKVFTLCVDAGMVSGHTQAVDSAPVKANASMDSLELKVPEEELEAHLRKLRHISAGDRQKPLRQTKTNKAPNDQQNLSASSTELQEIKSRNQKWAKDQDQRPGAGNKGSRYTSNKTHYSPTDPDARISVKPGKARKLNYLSQLSVDTAHHVISDIRAYHADGKDNQQLPDIVQRLKRRLWKQGLVWENCVADTGYSSGENYAFLEGQGIKSFIPPHGTYKGGPEGFTYSEDGNYWLCPQGKKVTFRKQKLEKGTLKDNYFTRRSDCKGCPIKAKCIGKSHEKRINITAYREEYERNIARVNSPRGRYMKGKRQSTVEPVFGTLTQFMGMGKVNTLGLAQANKCMQLSAMAYNLKKY